CCGCATTATCCTTgcgacccttcttaaataacaacattggctatcctccaatcatcTGGGATCTCATCTGTGGCCAATAAGGACACAAAGATTTATGTTAGAGGCCCAGCTATTtcttctcttgtctccctcagtaatctgggatagatgccacctggccatggggatttgtctaccttaatgcttttcaacaaacacttcctccctcgaAATAATGACTTGTTCTAAAGTGTttgcacatccctctgagacaccaccaatcaacgtgtccctctccattgtgaataccgatgcaaaatactcattaaggacttcaactacttcctctggttcaaCACATAATTACCCTCTTTTGTCctggagtggaccaactctttctccagctaccctcttgttcctaatatacgtataaaatgccttgggattctccttaatcctatcTGCCAAGGACActttgtgacccctttttgcccacctaacTCCcagcttgagctcttttctactttccttgtattcctcaagtgcttcatctgtttttagttgctttTACGTCACATATGCATCCTTTTCATTTTGACcagattctcaatttccctggtcatccatggttcccgaatcctgccttccctgtccttcctttttaccggcacatgcctgtcctgcactcccatcaactgctgcttaagagactcccacatgtcaaatgcggatttaccctcaaacagcctctcccaaacaacagcctctaaATCCAGCCGATTCTGGTTGTAGTTAGGCTtatcccaatttagcaccttaacccgaggacaacactcgtccttttccatgaaTATGCcaaagcttacggaattgtggtcactgttcgccacatgttcgCCTACTACAACTTTGATAACATGGCCGGGCTCGTTCCCTCGTATTAGGTCCATATAGACCCCTATctagtcggactatccacatatcGTTCCAAAAAAACCATCTTGGACACAGTTAACAAATTGTTAACAGACCCCTCACCCTCAGGGTTCACCACTCAATGAGGAAAATTAGAGGCtcatggaagggagggaagcagcagaggcagctgatcggattgactcaatctcagtcacaaagaagctccacaagctcctcacacgtcttgttggaggtgaggatggaagagacaggggagagcgagagtacttcaaaagggaCTGgattgtgtcagagatattaaaaaggttcaacacactgcgtatttaaaacaaatctaatttatttgacttttagccagaatattagcccctgtacatgggctggagtttgttatcagcagaaagagacccaaatgaacatggttcagtcctgaatgtaacagcaaaatcaaatcactgtggttacttgtggccaCATTGGTGTCTCAGTaggtgggatgaagtggtgaatcccttcccacactcggagcaggggaatggcctctccccagtgtgaattcgctgatgtacagtgagttgAGATGATCGCACAAACCCAATCCCACAGCGAGAGCACCTGaatggtttctcctcagtgtgaacacgttggtgaCGGGTCAGTTTCCCAGATCTTTTAAAGCACTttccacagtctggacatttaaaaggtctcttgtcagtgtgaactcgctggtgtgcagcGAGTTGAGATGttcgcctgaacccagtcccacagtgagagcacctgaacggtctctcgtcagtgtgaacacgttgatggaacATCAGTTTCTCAGAACTTTTACAGCACTTcacacagtctggacatttaaaagttttcttgtttgtgtgaactcgctggtgtgccagcaAGATGGATGAtgtagtaaatcccttcccacatttggagcaggtgaatggtctctccccagtgtgaattcgctggtgcttctgcagatcggatgactgagtgaatcccttcccacacttggcgcaggcgaatggcctcaccccagtgtgaattcgctgatgtgcagtgaggtgagatgattgtctgaacccagttCCGCAGcgagagcacctaaacggtctctcgtcagtgtgaacacgttgatggcacatcagattcccagaacttttatagcacttcccgcagtctggacattgaaacggtctctcatctgtgtgaactcgctggtgactcagcaaatgggctgaaatagtaaatcccttcccacactctgagcaggtgaatggtctctccccggtgtgaagtctctggtgtgtggacagtgaggatgactgagtgaatcccttcccacacttggagcaggtgaatggtctctccccagtgtgacggcgtcgatgaatttccagaTGGGATGgataagtgaatcctttcccacagtccgcacatttccacggtttctcctcagtgtgactacATTTGTGTCTTGTGAGGCTTGATGATCGagcgaatcctcgtccacacacacaacacgtgtacggtttctccccactgtgaacgatgctttttccttccatgttcaaaatcccttgatattcaggatatgataagtTGAGATCCTGATGTGACGCTTGATTtcagtttccggactttgaagacTCCCCtttgaacaccctgtgaaactgattgaaaacagaaaatagggagtgagagagaacccacaaaaacaggttgcgaaattgagctgaatgaatctggtcatttgtggggccggacAGTGagatgtctgagaacacgcacgaacagactcaaaaacagcttcttccccactgtcaccagactcctaaatgaccctttattGACTgagctcattaacactacaccctgtatgcttcacccgatgccaatgctcatgtagttacattgtatatcttgtgttgccctattatgtattctcatgtattttcttgaattctgtttaattcccttttcttccatgtactgaatgatctgctgagctgcttgcagaaaaatacttttcactgtacctcggtacacgtgacaataaacaaatccaatccaatccaatgtgaatTCATTGGGGGCCTCAACAGATTAGGGTGAATAGTGATTTTTGTCTTCCTGGACAGAACAGTTAAACTACTCCTCGCCAATAACAATGTGCTGAAATTGGATCAAATTGTCCGGGCTTTTAAAGTTGGAGTGTTAACCAGTGGGAAAACTGAGGAAATCCCTTTGCACACGTGAAGTGTGTGAGTGATCTCCCTCTGAACTGCTCCTGAACTGCACATTAGATTAATTAATGACAAAGTCATATTTATTCTcatccagtggaaacatcttcctcttgtctatcatatcaaaccttttcataatcttacagtaagatgtcttacaacaacaggttaaagtccaacaggtttgtttcaaacagtagctttcagtgcactgctccttcctcaggtgaatgaaggtccACATCATAATCTTACAGGATCAGGTCATCCTTCGTTCCCTTTTCCAGAGAAAAGGTGATGCCCCGTCCAATCTTTCTTGCTGGGTATAACCTGCCAGTTCAGGCATAATTCAATATCTTTTCCTGCATCTTCTCCAGTCCTTCGAGATCCATTTTACAATATGGAGACTTTAACTAATCTGAGCAGCAAACTCACCGTTGTCCTCAAATGCCTGTCTGTTGCAGTATTTTAGTCAATTTACTGTCAGCTGAATGTAAGGTGGGACAGAATAAGCAGTTCCAACGAGTCTGTAACACTGCAGAGCATCTACAAACTTGCCTCTTCCCCTTACTGCTAAACAGTTGACTTTTTCACTCTTAACCTGTCAGTTATGGCATTAAGAATAATGTCAGAGAAAGACTGGATTTCAGCTCGGTTACACTGGGCCAGACTAAATTAGTTCACAGGATTGTTGAGCTAATGTATCCATATCATAAAATGGATCTGGAAGGACTGGGGAAGATACAGGAAAGTATCCATATGGTCTCCACCCGCTTCCATTTCTTGTGTTATTATGAACATCACTGTAAACCATTTCCATGCAGACACAACAGACGCAACAATCACCAGTTCATCACCATCCTGCCCATATTCCAGGATGCGAAACACACTTTCCAGGTGACAatgatttacttgtacttcttgcTATCCAGTGATGTGTATTCACTGCTCATGATTTGGCCTTCCCTACACTGAGGAGATTAAATCTggattgggtgactgtggaacATCACCATTCAGTCTGCAAACATAATCCTGAGCTTCTGATCATTTACTATTTCAATTCCCTGTCCCAGTCCCACTCTGCGctcggcctcctgcactgctccaATAAAGCTCAAAGGAAACTCGAGGAACAAACCTCATCCTGGATCAGTCAATTTCTGACCTTCCAGACACAACATTCATTTCAGTAATTTCAGATTATAATCATCACTCCGATATTTTTAGACAGTTGGTGCTGGTAATGGTTCTGCTGTTGCCATTTATACCTCACCTGGACCTGTCTTTTATTCTCTTGTCCTATTAGTTTATTTACTTATCTCATTGTCACCCAGATTTGTCTTGCACCATTAtcccctttgtcatttaatcacttCAGCCTTACATCCTCCCAAACtgtccccctctgaaatggcccagcaagccactcagttccagggcaattagggatgggcaacaaatgccggctcagccagcgacagccacatcccaAAACACATAAAGGAAAGttagcagttagaaaggcaaatgcaatgttcgcattcatttcAAGAGAGCTACAATACAcgatgaatggggatgagaaacatatcagccatgatcgaatggcagagcaaactccaaaactcgatgggctgaatgacctaattctgcttctcttttttttaatgaggggatctcatagaaacatttgtaaaaaaattgttggaatccatcccagacctggatacagattaattgattcttggaggagacttcaattgtgttctggaccctaaatggactggtccaagctgattcaaccacaacaaaaacatgaaaaaggaatgaaaccagacggactacccggcatcgacccaggcaccagaaacaacggcaaacccagcaaaagattttttaaaactattcccatcagtagattgtaaaaggattacgggacacagatttaagattgtgaacaagatctacaggggagataggaggtagacattttacacagtgagtgataacAATATGGAACgcaatgcttacacacaaaggttGATAATCTCCAGATCCTGATAACccgaatttgatgtgaggattggttgtgagtttcctgtctgcgaatccctttctcagcccctgtgaaagaagtttacaaaggcatcactgtcagtccagaaatgaaattcaggaaagataaacgtttctcctggtttgagtttgctgtgtgtaaatcctcccctactaatcccctgtaaaaggagtttctaaaatgaatcactgtcagtccaggatagaaattcacaactttcTCTCCGCCTGCTCCCAGGTCCAAGATGACCGCTCATGCCCCTCCCTGGTGCACACTGACCTTCGTCATCAGCAGTCCCTCGATTTGACGGTGACATCTACTTGGGGTTGTGAATTTCTaccctgggtcttcatgtgactgaacagagccacagagctttggacacatgggacaggatatccaatgagacagtgaaatctggagagcaggattggcttcctattctttccatctctgccatcgCTTTGCATCGTCAATAAGACATTGGGgctcaaagactaatccagtttgatagACAAGttgactccattctgaacaatggggaacaagctcctcccactcattgaaacaacgccccgacaaagatgacaaacgtgcatgcgccctgatgcacatccaataaagatggcggccgttaacccgagccgaacatgaggagctgcagctccgctcAGTACAAACTGGGTCCCAGAAACTCTTTTCTGAGGTTTGCAGCTTTCAACAGCTTTACACAACGTTTCCGCCCAcccccgcgatctctcgctccctGCATATTGTTAAACGCCTCTCACCGATTTTGGAATTGATGCAGAACGGAGAATTTCACACACAGCCAAAACTTCATTCACTGTAGCGGTgtgaacggagaattccggcctatgtTTCTGTCAGAATATTGCTGGGGTAAAAGAAAAGTAAGAATTTGAATTGTATTtttgtgtttgtattgagatctttccaaccttCTTTCTCCAATATAATATAGTTAATTTTTCTTTGATTCTTAGTATTAAAAGTTAGGGCAGCAccacagcacagttgcttcacagctccaagttcgattcccggcttgggtcactgtctgtgcggtgtctgtacgtcctccccgggtCTCCGTggatttcatccgggtgctccggttccctcccatagtccaaagatgtgcagtttaggtgggttggtcataatcaattgcccttagtgtccaagctactgggttacggggttagggtggaggcgtggccttgAGTCGGgttctctttctaagggctggtgcagactcgatgggccgaatggcctccttcagcactgtaaattctatgattctatgaagacgcTCTTCAACATCGCCATTACCcagactgcgcatgcttcaatcacagcgggTCCCGCCCATCATTCACTCCgactggttggaggaccagctgccCTCACTCGGTCCTCCTGACCTGTCCCAtctcttcctattggtcgagaGGTGCCGTCAATCACCCAGGCATTGTGACGGTtacagatggtgagagcggccacaggctccggctgactcgctgattgtccaataataacagtaagagtctcagtgggacaatcagacaataatagtggagatggggcccagaggagaaacaaCAAAGGATTtactcactttgagagtaacaaacactGTATCTGATCTAATAAGAGTCAGACtgcagtgtgtgagtgaacacatcattggatccaatgtagaatcacagaatcccctcagtgcagaaggaggccattcggttcagtgagtctgcaccgcccctcattcactccgattggttggaggaccagcagctccAGGTCAatcctccagtcccgcccctccTCTTCCCATTAGtccagagctgccgtcaatcacccggtcattgtgacggttccagatggtgagaacggccacaggctcaggctgactcgctgacTGGCCAATAATAAGAGTCTCACCAGGATCCTGAAGCACCGCATTGGTTACATCATCAGGGGGGCTCCTGAGCTCCGCtaatcaaagatggcggccgtggAACTGGGCCTGACATTCGATaaaagctccgcagctgcaaacacGGGACTTGCAGGGACTTATTCCGGCCTTGTGAGCAGCAgggggtgtttatgaagccttcactccctccccaccccgactcccggctccattcctccctccgcctCACCGACTCTCAACGCCCCAAACAGCCACTCCCGCACTCGCATACCTCCAAGcaaagtgacactgcgcatgctccagaggCAGCCCAGCATTGCGTTTGCGCACTGGGCTCCTGTGGAGCACAACCACAGCCGCAGTGATTGTTGGGTAATAGCCGCACCATTGACACCAAAAACCTTAAATACAAAATAACTTGGTTATCAATTGATAAAAATAATCAAAAAAATGATTGTCAATGGGTTATCTGCTATTCAGTATTTCTCAAAATGATTAAATGCTGCTCTCCTGTGGCACAATGCAGAACCTAAGGTTTTTTCCCCAATgggtcctccctctcctcctcagaAGATGCAAACACttactgggttcaatcccagaatCAGTAATTCCTCCATCTTCTTCCCTCTTGCTCGTGATACTGAATGTTCAATGTTTTCTAGAATGATCCAGCACAGATGTTACTCGGCACACCATGTCTATACTGACCCTGTACAagagctgccacatttcctggttaaattccatttgccactgttctgcccatatgACCCACCCATCTGTATCATCATGTAATTTAAGGCTTTTCTCCTCGCTAGTTACCACACCAACAATtttccatctgcaaacttatcgaTCATACCATCACATATTTCAAGGCATCGATTTTATATATAATTACTATTGGTGACTGAGGATGCACCGGATCTCTATCAGCACCTGAACCTGTGCTTCCTTCCTTCGAGAGCTTTAATAACTCTGGAGAAACAATGCTGAAAAAGCTGGGGCGGAACTCTCCACCACCTgggaatccgggggggggggggggggggggaatcacaccgcaccagtcggcgggccccccacggcgattctccagccagcgatgggctgacaggcctctcccgctgaagtagtttgaaccacctctgatgCTGGCGGTAGCAGGTGGCGCAAGCGGGCAcgggggcctggggagggggacgCGGGGCGgtcgaaccccagggggtgcccccatggtggcctcgcccgcgatcggggcccaccgattggcgggcgggccagtgctgtgggggaactctttttcttccgccgccgccacagcctccaccatggtggaggcggaagacacCCCCCTACCGCAAATGCGCcaggatgacatcagcagtcgctgatgctccggcgcacacGCGGCCtgatgccggccggcgaaggccttttggccagccgttCGCTCCGGCTGTCAGGGCGGAAAGGCCGTTCGcggcggccggcggggagccAAAAGCCGCTTGTGCCTgccggcggagcaggagccactccggtgcgggctgagcccctaaagatgtggagaattccgcaccttttggggaggcccgacgctggagtggttggggccactccggtacgccgggaccccctgccttgccgggtaggggagaataccacccCTGGTGTTCTGGTCAAGGCTAATAAGTGAGTGGTGCTTTGCCTGTCTCTGAATTTACTCCACTCCTGTTCACTCCCCACTTATATAATACGCATTGACCATAATGACTGGGaagagtttagaacatagaacggtacagcacaggacaggcccttcatccacgatattgtgccaaccatttctcctaatctaagatcaacctaacctacacccctttaaTTTACTGATGTCCATATGCCCAaagtcccgaatgactctgactccaccacctctgctggcagtgcattccacgcaaccACAACTCtcggtgtaaagaacctacctctgacatcacccccataccttcctccaatcaccttaaaattatgtcaccGCTTGATAGCCATTTTCGccctggggaaaggtctctggctatccactctatccatgcctctcatcaccttgtacacctctctcaagtcacctctcttccttcttcactccagtgagaaaagccctcgctccctcaacctttcttcataagacatgccctccagttcaggcagcatcctggtaaatctcctctctaccctctccaaagtatccacatccatcctataatgAGGCTACCAGAactgacacaatattccaagtgtgtctAACAAGGGTttaataaagctgcagcaaaacatcgcggctcttaaactcaatccccctgttaatgaaagccaacacactatatgccttcttaacaaccctatcaacctgggtggcaactttgagggatctgtgtatgtggaccccaagatccctctgttcctccacacttccaagaatcctgccttttaaccctgtattcagcattcaaattcgaccttccaaaatgaatcatttcacatttatctaggttgaactccatctgccacttctcagcccagctctgcatcctgtcaatgtcctgttgtaacctgcatcagcccccaacactatctacaaccccaacctttgtgtcatcggcaaacgtactaacccaccttccacttcctcatccaagtcatttattaaaaacaacaaAGGGCAGAGGTCCAAGAACAGACCCCTGCAAGACACCACTGGTCATCGAccaccaggcagaatactttccatccactacccgcTGTATTctattggccagccaattctgtatccagacagccagatttccctgtatctcatgccccctaactttctgaatgagcctaccgtggggaaccttatcaaatgtcttactgaaatccatatacatcacatccactgcccaaccttcatcaatgtgtctcgtcacatcctcaaagaattcaatgaggcttgtgaggcatgactgactatctttaatcaaactattgtTTTCTaagtaatcataaatcctatctatcacaatcctttccaataatttgctcaccacaggcgtaagactgatgggtctgtaattcccagggatttccctattccctttcttgaacaaggaaacaatatttgcctccctccaaacatctggtactactccagtggagagcaaGGACACAacgatcatcgccaatggcgcagcaatctcctccctcacttcctgtagtaaccttgggtatatcccgtcaggcccaggggacttatctatcttgatgcttttcaaaatttccagcacatcccccTTAatgtcaacctgttcgagtctatcaacgtggttcacactgctctcatgagcaacaaggtccctctctctcgtgaatactgaagcaacatattcatttagggcctctcccatctcctcacACTCGTAGAATGAGTTccgtccactatccctgatcagccctactctcaggatattggtgcctgaGATGAACATTTGAACTGTTTCGCACAGTCCTCATATTTCCACATGTTCTCCATGATGCCTGTGTCCTGTGTCTCTCCATGTTGGATGAGCAGTTGAAGCCTCATCCACACAGGACACGTGCATGGTGTCTctctgctgtgaatggtgtgatgtcaaGCTTTGTAACTGGTTCCAGTTATtatcagacagatgggtgactgctaggaagggcaggcaggcagtgcaggaatcccctatggctgtccccctctctaacaggtataccgttttggatactgtttggaGGGATAGCCCAGTGGGGAAACCAACAACAGCAGcctgaacagtggcaccacaactggctctgctgcttagcaggggagggcaaagtgcaggagagcgatagttataggggactcaatagGAAGGGGCAcaaataggtgcttctgtggacaggaaagagactccaggatggtacgttgcctccctggtgccagggtccaggatgtctctgaacgaacacaggacatcctgaagggggagggtgaacagccacagGGATACCTTCCGGGACAGGTACTGTataacctgtacaagaaggacgtgttgcatctaaactggagtggcaccaatatcctggctgggaggtttgctcaaGCCAttcaggaggatttaaactagtatgggggtgggaaccagtgcgcagaaggtgtaataactgaaggggaattggagaacaaaaataagagaaccacATCACCCTGTCAGCTCAAACACAGTGGTTTGAAGagtatttgtttcaacgccagaagtatagcggggaggcagatgaactttgagcacttattagtacttggaattacgatgttgtggctatcacagagacATGTTTAAATGAAGGGccggattggcagctgaatgttggaggatacagatgcttcaggaaagatagagagggatgttaaaggggtgggggagtagcattactggttaaagaGAATATTATAATATTATgaagggaaatatactgtaaatgtcaAAACtccgaggaatatagaaagtcagagagagctgtgtgtgcatgtgcacagatctttgaagttgGCAGCACAAATGGACAAGTTactcaagaaagcagacggattgcttgccttcattggacagggcatcaagtataaaaactggcaagtcatgctgcagttgcatagaaccttgttaaggccacacttggagtattgtccacaattctggttgccagagTACCAGAAGaaagtggaggctttggagaggtgcagatgaggtttaccaggatgttgcctcgtctggagggcgttagctatgtggagaggctgaatagactcggactgttttcattagaaagacggaggttgaggggtgacctgaaataggtcgacaagattatgaggggcatggatagagtggatgggcaggcactctttcccagggtggaggggtcagtcaccagggggcataggtttaaggtctctggggaaaagtttagaggagatgtgcgaggcaggtttgtttacgtagagggtggtgagtgcctggaacgcattcccAGGCgaggttgtagaagcagatacattaacggcgttcaaaaggcatcttgacaaacacatggataggatggggttagggatacggcacaaggaagtgctgaacgTTTTGCCAacgattggtatcatgaccggtacaggtttggagggccgaagggcctgttcctgtgttgtattgttctttgttcaaagaccCTGTTCAATGTGGGAGAAACAGTTCCCGTGTTCGAAATGTGGATGACGTTTTAGCCGATGGTCTGACC
This Scyliorhinus canicula unplaced genomic scaffold, sScyCan1.1, whole genome shotgun sequence DNA region includes the following protein-coding sequences:
- the LOC119959362 gene encoding zinc finger protein 229-like, giving the protein GEKPFTCSQCLKGFTRLSTLQSHQRVHTGERPFTCSQCGKGFAHLSTLRGHQRVHTGERPFTCFQCGKGFIDSSTLRKHQRIHTGERPLTCSPCRKGFTRLFHLRIHQRIHTGERPFTCSRCGKVFTQLSNLLTRHKCSHTEEKPWKCADCGKGFTYPSHLEIHRRRHTGERPFTCSKCGKGFTQSSSLSTHQRLHTGERPFTCSECGKGFTISAHLLSHQRVHTDERPFQCPDCGKCYKSSGNLMCHQRVHTDERPFRCSRCGTGFRQSSHLTAHQRIHTGVRPFACAKCGKGFTQSSDLQKHQRIHTGERPFTCSKCGKGFTTSSILLAHQRRVHTDKRPFKCPDCGKCFKRSGKLTRHQRVHTEEKPFRCSRCGIGFVRSSQLTVHQRIHTGERPFPCSECGKGFTTSSHLLRHQCGHK